In the Ricinus communis isolate WT05 ecotype wild-type chromosome 3, ASM1957865v1, whole genome shotgun sequence genome, ttatttcaattatttaattatccatataaattttcagcaatttaaatataagtcATTCAATTCAGCTTATTCATTTATAATCGTTTACATCCAATTTTAATCCTTGTAATGCTTTTGAAGGATCTAATCGTGTATCCACATATGTGGCACGCTCAATATTCGTTACGAGCTAAGAAAGTCGCTAAAGCTCTAAATTCTCTATATATAATCGAATAGTTATAAACCTTTCCACATATCAAATGCACTTAGAAAGACTCTTAGCCAGCTAGATAGGAAGTAACTTTACCAACAAACTGTAGTAGACAGATTTTGCAGAAAAAGTATTATCATTGTCAagttcatttttcttctttttcttttcttaccaGTCCTTACAACTtgatcttttatatatatatatatatatatatatataccacatTAATAGAACTGCAATACATATATAACATGAAATAGCATATAtgataatcataaaatataataattatctcTATAAGAAACAAGTGACAGCAGTCCACTACAGGCACAGAACccaagtaattaaatattttgaactTCACTAATTAACTAAGACCGAAATCAAATTAACTACTAAAATGACAAACAAACATCCCACCATAATCAACGGTGATGAGGGCAGAAAGTGACCAAATAGTTACCACGAGTACAAGTAGCAATGCTGGTTGGGTCATCATAAGCGTAAGAGTAAGCTTTAGGACAAGCTGCCTTGAATATCTTTGAATAAGCTGTTGGCTTGCAGGATTGAGGATTCCCAAACTTCCCTGTACAGCAATATCTTGGGGAATTGAAAGCAGAACAGGCACTTTTACAAGCCACCACTCTTCTATTATCTTTGGACCTCACCTGTAACCCAACTGGACACATCAAGTTTAAGTCACTAACACAACCTGCATAGCTACATTTACCTGACCCTTTAAATGGGGTAATGGACATTGCAAGATTGTAACCGTCCACAAGGCTAACATCATAGAAATCTTGGTCATTTCCTAGAGTTATTTCTGCCAATGTAGCTGGTGGTGTACCCCCAATTCCATTACAGAAAAGGGCACCGCCGCAGTCCCCTGTAGCACAACGCCCGCGGCCAGATCCGTCGAATGAGCAACCATGTCGACCCCAGAAACGACCGGACCAAAGGGGTGGGAGCTTGAGTGAGTAGGCCTTGTTGGGTGGCAGCTTAAAGCCACCACGAGCTAAGAGTGGCTTTCCTGCACTTGGTTGGATCCCTGGCCATACTGGATGTGTGCATTTGTTGTATAGTGTTATAGTTGTTGATGAAACCTCTGTGTTCAAGAACAAGAAAGTGAAAAGATCAGCTAAACCAAGAAATCAAGAAGTAAaggagaggaaaaaaaaaaggttaaaagATGGTTCCTTTGGTCAGTAAAGAATcaagataaagaaaaggaaaacaaatttTTAAGACCAAACAAAACCAAGAACAAGCAATGTGAGTGAAGATTATAGAGAAAAACAGAATGCTCAAATAGATTAGTAAGGAGCTAGTGTTTTAGATCTTGCAAAGACAAAATTAGTACCTGAAATGTGTGAGAAAATGAGAGTGGAGAGCATGAGAGTGAGAAGAGATCTCAGCACTATCACCATAGCTGAAACTCAAATAATCAGTAAACAGTAAACACCACAAATTTCAGCTGAAGACAACACAAaactagaaaacagaaaaaagaattgagtCCACACTCTCTCCTAATTTTAATGGGCTAGTATGAAAGGGTatatatagaagaaaagaaaaagggagcAGGGTAAATAAGTTGATAATACTGgctatatttttatgaaaagaaGTGAACAAAAGTGGGCTCTCACCATGTGGTCCCTTAgtgatttgattttttgatTGAAGCCAGCTGACTAATTGAACAACCATTGATGTTTTTACTTTGGCatcaattcaaatttaaatatatttaaatatttaaactttaatcatatactcattttaatttcttaatttaatttaataagaatttaaaattttatttttaactttaggtatttgttatttaatctaatagatgtttaaaatattatttttttcttatatattaaattttacacatatcaaataaaattacacattaaaagtagttaaatattattaaaaaataattaaaatattacattaaattatatcagaaattaagatattaaaaactaaatatctatgtatattatatatatatatatatatatatataaacacatTTGATGTTAAGTATCCTGCATACATCCTTTGACGTTACCtacttaataaattagaactttaattagttaaaaatgttgtattttagttaaatatttttgtattatttaattaaagatgCCAGTTTGAcctatattttgaaatttgactCTAGTCGcttaaaatttaactaatttaaaataaaatttaataaaaaaatataattttgaatctaaaataataaaaattaaaaccattTGAAcccaaagaaaattcaaatttgaaatgatCCAAACCTAAGTCACCTGGGTACAGATTAATTTTACCCATAACAATttaaatctgaaaataaatcaaatttaaaaaattttatatttaaaattgataaaattcgTAACTCGATATAATtcgatttaaaatataaaataatgtaaagtataattttgaaataagattAACATACATTTTTgtgacatttaattataatatatataaacaataattattttaattaatttttatttcaattagaattttaaggattaatttttataaaatctataatctttaaaattattgctttatatatttttaattattaaataaataattgttaagaaataaaataattaaaataatttacctTTATATATTgcaaaatttataatctttaaaattcctactttataaattattaactattaaataaaataatttagctttatatgtataatatattaagaaataaaaatattaacaagtaacgaaacaaaataatttaacttataaaaaagatctttgcatttattattttataatttagtttaatttctatcttaatttttttagaggaaagaaaatttaaaatctgcGATGTTGTCCTTATGAGtaaaatttgagattgaaaaagaatataaatttaaattttaaaaaacttaattaacaattaaaaaactaattcaataaatttctaaaattgacatcattttaatttttttaagaaatactTTACTGCTAAAGAATTTTCATAAtcaatctaaataattaaattaattattgtaaaattaataacgATTTAATTTCATAgagatttttctatttatttttagacttttaaataaaataattgttttacctttataatgaaaattattctattggtaaaattataagtatttattCTTAATGTATAATTGATTcaatagtttttattaatgCTGACTTGTGCGGATAAGctaatttagtaaatttgattgatttataagataatatatgaaaaaaaattaaaaatttaaactttaaaatttaaaaattaactaattaaatatatttataatttcactAGATAGTGAGCAGTGAGTataataaatcttataaaaggtatatagttttatttgattaaatatttataaacaaactaattagaaaaatattaaatctatgttaataattaaatatattcataattttattagatgtCAAATTATGCTAAtcgataaataaataaataaattttaattaattaataattaatgtttgcttaattaatagatttttttattctaaaactcttaaatttaattttaaaaacgCGAATCATTAGACTCATCAGGTACTTTATCTATAAGTTCATAAAATAGTTTCTAAagtaaaatatgaataaataaaattcaaatataaaattaatatatttttaagttataattggtataaaaattattgtttaaatttatttattataataaaaatttaaatatttttatagctcattttagtttaattagatttatttaaatttttctaaaataaaaaattaaatttaaactatCTAAAAGCATTTcttaaagaatataatttctataataaatagtattttaaaataaacaaatgaaaaatgtaaagattttatttaaattaataatttttttatattttattctttattttacttttatttctaaaaaatcaataattttaaattttaattttaatcaattttttaaatagaaaaataatatttatcaaattcaaataaaaagtaaaatccgattttctaaatataaaaaataaataaattcttttactctacatttaaaatataatgtttATTCTATAAAgtaattcttaataaaaagatttaatatatataaagaagggattaaaattgatctctctctctctcaaccGATTTGGATTGGGGGTGGGTGAAATTGAGGGCAAGAAAGAAATGACACCTGCAGTACATAAAATAACAAGTGGGTCTTCTCTCCTACAGGTCTCTGTGTAAGGCTCCAAGATTTTCAACCAAATGCACAGTGAATAAGTGTATGCAATTTTGAAGAAAGTAAGCAATGGTGGGACAAAATGCACTGTTTTCAAAGATGTCAGAGATGAGTGGGTGAGTGAGAATAGTATTGTCTTTTACATcccattataaaaaaaagaaatcagtgTTCAGTCCTCACATGGACTCAATAAGTGGATTCCTTCCTGCCATACGAGTCTGCACCTTGGAACCAATTTCTGGCACTTTTCTCTTTCgttctttcttttgcaaaaAGATTAGTCTTTTTCCAGGAAAAGTCTTTGCCATGTTACACCTTTTATATATGGCCACCACCACCAGTACATAGATTTGGTGATAGGTCAGAAACATTGATACTTTAGTATTCTCAATCTCTTAACCTTTTCCAATTTCCATTCCCTTTTTCTCAGGAAATGTTTTCTTGATTGGTCATCCATAATCACTGAATTTTCACATTAAATTAACCATTAACATCGAGAGTtaatttgctttattttatatgaattataaaatttaaaattttatagttgttttaaataaatacttatcTAGCGTATCATGTGTGTAGATATacgaattaaatataattaatacgTTTTAAttgactttttaattaaaagaattgtgAATTCCTAAACTCTATTGACAATTTGCTTAGATCCTTAGACAATACtacaagaattaaatataattagtaataaaataaatataaataaataaattgatgtAGAGAAATTGTATAAACACCGGTTGTTTGAATAaaatgtgaataaataaatataaaaaattgtaagttgaaatttaataataacttattgaaaataaaaaaaaaaatttacagaGAGTTTGTATTTGAGTAATCCTAATTCTTATTAGCATTATTGGTTATATATGCTTGATTGTTGATTTTCtatcttttacttttctaatttttgtaatgattaattaattagttaattaaaataatagactTACTAATGGACTGAAATCTTTATCACCATTAATATTGAACATTAgccagaaaataaatataatgccaacaataatattaaaaagttattattactgagttttagttaagtttatatgaaaatttttcttttattacaactttatctttttcaaagattaaaaaaataaaagttatttattttaaatttttttgaccaAACACGTTTCATTTTGAAGTGATTTCatctctaaattaattaaaaagcgGTTAGTATatttagatataatttttatatataatacaattaTATTCGATCATGTTCTAATgtgcaatttgatttttgaattctcaattttaaaaatctagtTTCTTAAAAACATATCAAAAATTGTTCTTACTTCAGTGTTTATTCTTCACTAGTCATGTAATCCTGCGTTGCACggccattattattatttcaattataaaattaagttgattaatataatttaataaattttttgatatttaatattcatttataatattttaaaaaataatagcaaataactatatttaatgtcctttttaattttttaaaatttattagtataataaattattattgatataatattaaaaatataattaaagatgttattttctagaattacaCTTCTTATCTAGCTAGAAAAgtaatgtattaattaatataatattaaaatatatttaatatgctattttttagaatataattagtattattatcttattagtattttttagaGTCAGTATTTAAATAGAAGTATAACTTAtcagttaataaattaataaaaaaatataaaattacacataaatttgaatttcatgtgttaaaaatagtacacatgtcaaaataaaaattatatatataaaaaattaaacatgtatatcaaaaaaaatttaaaattaatatatatatatatatatatatatatatatatcgtcAGACTATTTTTTAAACTACACTGTCACGTTAAAAGTTTTCTCGGATTaccatattataatttttatatacttagcttttatatatttcataaaaagaaattgcttTCCGAATAACGATATTTTGTCAATTGACTTACCTTCtatggtttttttttatattctatattttttcattatcatattatggttatttaatcaaataatttttttaaaaaaatatttattataaaaaatattcttaaaaccagattataaaaaaaaactcagtagaagaaaaaaaaaagataaagcgGAAATGCCAAaacttttcttatttggaaaacttaaaagaaactttttctttttttccacaTCCCAAACTATTAagtagtattatttttttttaaaatgacatATAAccatttattgaaaaataaaaaatataatatattttttatatttttcattcttttttttttctttactcatttcttaaatttaaaaaatctcGATCTATATTATCAATGTAATTTTATCTGTTTAGATagtctatatttttaattaattaaataaatatatttaaaatcttaaaactctaaaattgtCACGATGGCATGCTTTAATCACTATTTGTCTTTGATGCTTTATATATCacttatttattgaattaaaattataaataaatcttttcaaattaaatcgTGGCacatatttcaaaaaaaaatggaTGAATGAATCAACAAATGTTTGGACTATGCTTACTCATTTTTGTCAGTCTCAAGAttcattatttgaattttaattatttatttttcttttcaatagaatcttttttttgattcattaataaatttaggggggatttgattgattaataagtgATCTTCATCTTTCAGTtctaaaacttaattttttttgctttcaAAACTATGtccatttataaatttatacacattattatttcaaaaaacattatatatttagcAATTAAATGTGCTTTCCTTTCATAAAGTATCACTTAAGTTTGAAATcttagagttttgaaattagtttttgtaacacccgaaatttttatatatttaataatgagtttttatttaagttaattttagcttcattattattggatttaatttgaaatgatttaatgaaaaatttaatattaatcaaataaatgagttattttctatacctaattagtttgaaattttaagaaattattcaagtaaattatttgagaaatgattatattttggttattcaaaattttcccaaatgcatatttatataagtaaaattatatattgaaaaattttggaagaaattataaaggatgtttttataaaagaattttgggagaattggtat is a window encoding:
- the LOC8278047 gene encoding thaumatin-like protein, yielding MVIVLRSLLTLMLSTLIFSHISEVSSTTITLYNKCTHPVWPGIQPSAGKPLLARGGFKLPPNKAYSLKLPPLWSGRFWGRHGCSFDGSGRGRCATGDCGGALFCNGIGGTPPATLAEITLGNDQDFYDVSLVDGYNLAMSITPFKGSGKCSYAGCVSDLNLMCPVGLQVRSKDNRRVVACKSACSAFNSPRYCCTGKFGNPQSCKPTAYSKIFKAACPKAYSYAYDDPTSIATCTRGNYLVTFCPHHR